A genomic window from Panthera tigris isolate Pti1 chromosome B4, P.tigris_Pti1_mat1.1, whole genome shotgun sequence includes:
- the LOC102970319 gene encoding olfactory receptor 6C4-like, translated as MKNETFLTEFILLGLSDIPEIQLVIFIFLFLTYIFSIIGNLTIITLTLLDSHLQTPMYFFLRNFSFLEISFTTTFTPRLLFSITTGNKSISFAGCFTQYFFAIFFGATEFYLLAAMSFDRYVAICKPLHYMTIMSSRVCIQLVLCSWLAGFLIIISPIILTSQLDFCASNMLNHYYCDYGPLLEISCSDTRFLELVDFILAVVTLVVTLVLVILSYTNIVWTILKIPSAQQRKKAFSTCSSHMIVISLSYGSCIFMYIKPSAKEGVAFNKGIAVLNTSVAPLLNPFIYTLRNKQVKQAFKDVTRKISSISRSSVEPASTPTWRWCHLKLHSTFFHPCCH; from the exons ATGAAAAACGAAACCTTTCTGACAGAATTCATTCTGCTGGGACTATCAGACATCCCGGAGATCCAACTTGTaatctttatatttctcttcctCACCTACATATTCAGCATCATTGGAAACCTGACAATCATCACCCTTACTCTACTGGATTCCCACCTCCAGActcccatgtatttcttcctccGGAATTTCTCCTTCTTAGAAATTTCCTTTACAACCACTTTTACTCCCAGGCTGCTGTTCAGCATCACAACTGGAAACAAGAGCATCAGCTTTGCTGGCTGCTTCACTCAGTATTTCTTTGCCATCTTCTTCGGAGCCACAGAGTTTTACCTTCTGGCGGCCATGTCCtttgaccgctatgtggccataTGCAAACCCCTGCATTACATGACCATTATGAGCAGCAGAGTCTGCATCCAGCTGGTCCTCTGCTCTTGGTTGGCTGGATTCCTAATCATCATATCCCCAATCATCCTGACCAGTCAGCTGGATTTCTGTGCCTCCAACATGCTGAATCATTATTACTGTGACTATGGACCCCTCCTAGAAATATCTTGCTCAGACACAAGATTCCTGGAGCTGGTTGACTTTATCTTAGCAGTTGTGACCTTGGTGGTCACTCTGGTGCTGGTGATTCTCTCCTACACAAACATCGTCTGGACCATTCTCAAGATCCCCTCAgctcagcaaaggaaaaaggCTTTTTCCACGTGTTCTTCCCACATGATTGTCATCTCCCTCTCTTATGGCAGCTGCATCTTCATGTACATAAAACCCTCAGCTAAAGAAGGGGTTGCCTTCAATAAGGGGATAGCTGTTCTCAATACTTCGGTTGCTCCTTTATTGAACCCATTCATTTACACCTTAAGgaacaaacaagtaaaacaagCCTTCAAGGATGTGACCAGAAAAATA AGTAGTATCAGCAGGTCCAGTGTTGAGCCAGCCTCCACTCCCACCTGGAGGTGGTGTCATTTGAAGCTACATTCTACTTTCTTCCACCCTTGCTGTCATTGA